The Prevotella melaninogenica ATCC 25845 genome includes a window with the following:
- the serS gene encoding serine--tRNA ligase, with protein sequence MLTLKLISEETERVIKGLEKKHFKGAREAVEKVLEYDRLRRETQQKLDTNKQQQNQLSKQIGGLMKEGKKDEADKIKEEVALLKSSDKALQEIMDMAQKDMTDVLLTIPNIPNEIVPEGKDAEDNVVVKEGGEKPNLPADALCHWDLLKKFNLVDFDLGVKITGAGFPLYIGKMARFQRALEAFFLDEARKSGYLEVQPPLVVNQESGQATGQLPDKEGQMYHANLDDLYLIPTAEVPVTNIFRDEILNEQDLPIKRCAYSACFRREAGSYGKDVRGLNRLHQFDKVEIVRIDKPEHSYQSLDEMLDHVEGLLKKLELPYHILRLCGGDISFTAALCYDFEVWSAAQERWLEVSSVSNFESYQANRLHCRFRHAEDKKIELCHTLNGSALALPRIVAAIIENNQTPEGIRVPKVLVPYCGFEMLDDKMD encoded by the coding sequence ATGCTTACATTAAAGCTCATCAGTGAAGAAACTGAACGCGTCATCAAAGGACTGGAGAAGAAACACTTCAAAGGTGCACGTGAGGCAGTTGAGAAAGTATTGGAATATGACCGTTTGCGTCGTGAGACTCAGCAGAAGCTTGACACAAACAAGCAGCAGCAGAATCAGCTCTCGAAGCAGATTGGTGGACTGATGAAAGAAGGAAAGAAAGACGAAGCTGACAAGATAAAGGAAGAGGTAGCATTATTAAAATCTTCTGACAAGGCTCTTCAAGAGATAATGGATATGGCTCAGAAGGATATGACAGACGTGTTACTGACAATTCCTAACATCCCTAACGAGATTGTACCTGAAGGTAAGGATGCTGAGGATAATGTTGTTGTAAAGGAAGGGGGCGAGAAGCCAAACCTACCTGCTGACGCATTGTGCCACTGGGACTTGCTGAAGAAGTTTAACTTGGTAGATTTCGATCTTGGTGTGAAGATTACTGGTGCTGGTTTCCCACTCTATATCGGTAAGATGGCACGCTTCCAACGTGCCTTAGAGGCATTCTTCCTCGATGAAGCTCGTAAGAGTGGCTACTTGGAAGTACAGCCACCATTGGTAGTAAATCAGGAGTCTGGTCAGGCTACTGGTCAGTTGCCAGATAAGGAGGGACAGATGTATCATGCTAATCTTGACGACCTCTATCTCATCCCAACAGCTGAGGTTCCTGTTACAAATATCTTCCGTGACGAGATTCTCAACGAGCAAGACCTGCCTATTAAACGTTGTGCTTACTCTGCTTGTTTCCGTCGTGAGGCTGGTAGCTATGGTAAGGACGTACGTGGTTTGAACCGCTTACACCAGTTTGATAAGGTTGAGATTGTACGTATCGATAAGCCAGAGCACTCTTATCAGTCATTGGATGAGATGTTAGACCACGTTGAAGGTCTTTTAAAGAAGCTTGAATTGCCTTATCACATCCTCCGTCTTTGCGGTGGAGACATTAGCTTCACAGCTGCTCTCTGCTATGACTTTGAGGTGTGGAGTGCTGCACAAGAGCGTTGGTTGGAGGTTTCAAGCGTTTCAAACTTCGAAAGCTATCAGGCAAATCGTCTGCATTGTCGTTTCCGTCATGCCGAAGATAAGAAGATTGAACTCTGCCATACATTGAATGGTTCAGCCCTTGCTCTGCCACGTATCGTTGCAGCTATCATCGAGAACAACCAGACCCCAGAGGGTATTCGTGTACCAAAGGTACTCGTTCCTTACTGTGGTTTCGAGATGCTCGACGACAAGATGGACTAA
- a CDS encoding LolA-like putative outer membrane lipoprotein chaperone, with protein MKQIKYLLLLVAIFMANSIFAQNANQAKACMDKAAANISNLGGFTARFELSRPGAVGRTAGTISVKGVKFIATTPQTTVWFNGTTQWSYMKSTDEVNVSTPTEAQRLSMNPYALMTLYRQGYNLSMTNEGGSYVVHMKATNPKRNIPEAYVTVNKAYQLQKIKIKQANKWTTITVSGIQRKNLSDNIFTFNKKNYPSAEVIDLR; from the coding sequence ATGAAACAGATTAAATATTTGCTATTGCTCGTAGCCATCTTTATGGCAAATAGTATTTTCGCACAGAATGCTAATCAGGCTAAGGCTTGTATGGATAAAGCTGCAGCTAACATTTCTAATTTGGGTGGTTTTACGGCTCGCTTTGAACTTTCCAGACCTGGTGCTGTAGGTAGAACTGCAGGTACTATTTCTGTGAAAGGTGTTAAGTTTATTGCCACAACGCCACAGACAACTGTATGGTTTAATGGAACAACACAATGGTCATACATGAAGTCTACTGACGAAGTGAATGTTTCTACACCTACAGAAGCACAGCGTCTTTCAATGAACCCTTACGCATTGATGACATTGTATCGTCAGGGTTACAACCTTTCAATGACAAATGAAGGTGGTTCTTACGTGGTACACATGAAGGCAACCAACCCTAAACGCAATATTCCTGAGGCTTATGTAACTGTAAACAAAGCCTATCAGCTACAAAAGATCAAGATTAAGCAGGCTAATAAGTGGACTACTATCACTGTTTCTGGTATTCAGCGCAAGAACCTTTCAGACAATATCTTTACTTTCAACAAGAAGAACTATCCGTCTGCTGAGGTGATAGACTTGAGATAA
- a CDS encoding DUF5687 family protein, whose translation MTYWEAIQTLHKHFCLSGRRNKIWQANNVAKYFYYVLAIFLCSYFVWIGCELADLVIEDNLGGYRFIYALIPVFLFIDYLFRYTTDHRLLMHIRPYLLLPLPKHSYTDYLILRQLIVFKNVNLLFICIPFGVKTVIPELGASAMIGYTAGLYLLLLINGQFFQFTQVLTARGLWYWLVPILTYLFIAIITIFFPSPQSYLQRWAEIGNAMIRGEVWIYAVMILLLIGMILLNRNVLEHRILQEQYTAAPVKHDKNSINLTFFDRFNQIGEYLKIEVWGILRNKRLRLIFFLNTFGIFIFSLITAFDPESDMVKINGFVYYSFIVYGLSSLSRIMCYEGNYYECLLMQRNSIQNLLLAKYYFYTALLLIPLLAFLPVAIIGKISFWTILSYALFAAGVAYRILFQMAIYNKVTFSMQATHTGKNANTNYIQLIVTIITIISPFPITALGTWWLNQPILSNTILSLLGIIFITTHRRWISSISRKMKDNQYEQLEGFQKSR comes from the coding sequence ATGACTTACTGGGAAGCTATACAAACATTACATAAGCACTTCTGCCTATCGGGTAGAAGAAATAAAATATGGCAAGCCAACAACGTAGCAAAGTACTTTTACTACGTGTTGGCTATTTTTCTTTGTTCTTATTTTGTATGGATAGGATGTGAATTGGCAGACCTCGTTATCGAGGATAATCTTGGCGGTTATCGTTTCATCTATGCCCTAATACCTGTGTTTCTGTTCATTGATTATCTTTTCAGATATACGACAGACCACCGATTACTGATGCATATCCGTCCTTACCTACTCTTACCGCTTCCCAAACATAGCTATACAGATTATCTGATTCTGCGACAACTGATAGTTTTCAAGAATGTAAACCTTCTCTTTATCTGTATTCCCTTTGGTGTTAAAACAGTCATTCCAGAGTTGGGTGCATCGGCTATGATTGGTTATACTGCAGGACTTTATCTCCTTCTACTTATCAATGGACAGTTCTTCCAATTTACACAAGTACTGACTGCACGTGGACTGTGGTATTGGCTCGTACCTATTCTTACCTATTTATTTATCGCCATAATAACTATCTTCTTCCCATCTCCACAAAGTTACCTCCAACGTTGGGCAGAGATTGGTAATGCAATGATAAGAGGAGAAGTGTGGATATATGCTGTAATGATATTGCTTCTAATAGGAATGATATTGCTAAATCGCAACGTCCTTGAGCATCGTATTCTCCAAGAGCAATACACAGCAGCACCAGTGAAACATGACAAAAATAGCATAAACCTTACTTTCTTCGACCGATTCAACCAGATTGGTGAGTATCTTAAGATTGAAGTGTGGGGTATTCTACGCAACAAAAGACTCCGTTTGATCTTCTTTCTCAACACCTTTGGTATCTTTATCTTTAGTCTAATCACAGCCTTTGACCCAGAGAGTGACATGGTTAAGATTAACGGCTTTGTCTACTATAGCTTTATCGTCTACGGACTAAGCTCACTCTCAAGAATCATGTGTTATGAAGGAAATTACTATGAATGCCTACTGATGCAGCGTAATAGTATCCAGAACCTTTTGCTTGCAAAGTATTATTTCTATACTGCCCTACTCTTAATACCGCTGCTCGCTTTCCTCCCTGTAGCTATAATTGGGAAGATAAGCTTTTGGACAATACTATCTTATGCCCTCTTTGCGGCTGGTGTCGCCTATCGTATTCTATTTCAAATGGCAATATATAATAAGGTAACATTCTCTATGCAAGCTACCCACACGGGCAAGAATGCGAATACTAACTATATACAACTCATCGTTACAATCATTACCATCATCAGTCCATTCCCAATTACCGCATTAGGTACATGGTGGCTAAACCAACCGATCCTCTCCAATACTATCCTCTCCCTCCTTGGTATCATCTTCATAACCACTCATCGTCGTTGGATTAGTAGTATCAGTCGAAAGATGAAAGACAACCAATACGAACAACTTGAAGGGTTTCAGAAGAGTAGATAA